In one Deinococcus psychrotolerans genomic region, the following are encoded:
- a CDS encoding helix-turn-helix domain-containing protein: MAAWQPSKYTRAQLEERRLTALPMIQAGDTPNQQIADSFGVSTHTFYSWKERLRHQGGLEATPTTGCPSRLTSEQRQQLCTLLQEGACAHHFLEHLS, from the coding sequence ATGGCAGCATGGCAACCCTCGAAGTACACGCGTGCTCAGCTTGAGGAGCGGCGTCTCACGGCGCTCCCCATGATTCAGGCGGGTGACACGCCCAATCAGCAGATTGCCGATAGCTTCGGTGTCTCGACCCATACGTTCTACAGCTGGAAAGAACGGCTTCGTCACCAGGGTGGCCTGGAAGCGACTCCCACCACTGGTTGTCCGTCCCGGCTGACGAGTGAACAACGCCAACAGCTTTGCACCCTCCTGCAGGAGGGTGCGTGTGCTCACCACTTTCTAGAGCATTTGTCATAA
- a CDS encoding IS630 family transposase — translation MRGKTPIVRLPASWHKLSTIGAITSRGQFLQHTQSGSVKTPDVLRFFVHLLNHVAGEVVLVLDNAAIHRSKAVSAFVETQQRLSLMYLPPHSPEFNPIEKVWAYVKRNVLGNFCARTTKELKTRLPSGWQHIRSIGLPQHLMTQTRI, via the coding sequence GTGCGAGGGAAGACGCCTATCGTGCGTCTTCCAGCCAGTTGGCACAAACTATCGACCATTGGCGCGATCACGTCTAGAGGGCAGTTTTTACAGCACACTCAGTCGGGGTCAGTCAAAACGCCGGACGTACTGAGGTTTTTCGTGCATCTCCTGAACCACGTTGCTGGTGAGGTGGTCCTGGTGCTAGACAACGCCGCCATTCACCGATCGAAGGCCGTTTCGGCCTTCGTAGAGACTCAGCAGCGCCTGTCACTGATGTACTTGCCGCCCCACTCACCAGAATTCAATCCCATCGAGAAAGTCTGGGCGTATGTCAAACGCAACGTGCTCGGAAATTTCTGTGCAAGAACGACGAAAGAACTCAAAACACGGTTGCCATCAGGCTGGCAGCATATCCGCTCTATCGGCCTGCCGCAACATCTCATGACTCAAACCCGGATTTAA
- a CDS encoding IS630 family transposase (programmed frameshift), with protein MNTVGVRGYSLELRTRIVALVLGGASPGEAAKHFSVHVDTVKSYLKRHHQNTLHIVAKPTGRRRTVMALHEQQLLAQLETHQDATLQEHADMLETITGLKISYKTVDRVFRRYKITHKKTLVARERREELRTQFLTDLAPYLQTPDRLVFLDESGFHIAMTRGYSRAPSNERAVDRVPRNRGRNQTLIYALSLAGPQAAIVLDGIAFEWYIREILCPTLKPGQVVVMDNLSSHHRASIRTLIQTHGSEVMFTSPYSPDFNPIELMFFKLKALVRGGAWRVVTVVKELYGAIGVTLGAVSETDIQHWFKHTHPKILL; from the exons ATGAATACAGTAGGAGTACGTGGGTACAGTTTGGAACTTAGGACTCGGATTGTCGCATTGGTGCTGGGTGGCGCTTCGCCGGGTGAAGCAGCAAAACATTTTTCTGTTCATGTTGATACTGTCAAAAGCTATCTGAAACGGCACCACCAAAATACCCTGCATATTGTTGCCAAACCGACGGGCCGTCGCCGTACGGTGATGGCCCTCCACGAGCAACAGCTTCTTGCACAGCTTGAAACCCACCAAGATGCGACGTTGCAAGAACACGCGGACATGCTGGAAACTATCACCGGGTTGAAGATCAGTTACAAAACGGTTGACCGGGTCTTTCGCCGCTACAAGATCACCCAT AAAAAAACACTGGTCGCCAGAGAACGCCGTGAGGAACTGCGAACGCAGTTCCTCACTGACCTTGCACCGTACCTCCAAACGCCTGACCGATTGGTCTTTCTTGATGAAAGTGGGTTCCATATCGCGATGACACGTGGATATAGCCGTGCGCCGAGCAATGAGCGTGCCGTTGACCGCGTTCCGCGAAATCGTGGGCGAAATCAGACCTTGATCTATGCACTGAGCTTGGCAGGGCCGCAGGCCGCCATCGTCCTTGATGGCATAGCGTTTGAATGGTATATTCGCGAAATACTGTGTCCAACGTTAAAGCCAGGGCAAGTGGTGGTGATGGACAATCTCTCGTCACATCATCGAGCGTCCATTCGGACGCTCATCCAAACGCATGGAAGTGAGGTCATGTTTACCTCACCCTACAGTCCGGATTTCAACCCGATTGAACTCATGTTTTTCAAGTTGAAGGCACTGGTTCGGGGTGGGGCTTGGCGAGTCGTGACAGTCGTGAAGGAGCTTTATGGTGCCATCGGCGTTACCTTAGGTGCCGTGTCAGAGACAGATATTCAACACTGGTTCAAACATACTCATCCTAAGATTCTATTATGA
- a CDS encoding transposase family protein, whose protein sequence is MIDVATQMIICVATSFGSMQELTLFRESEVQIHRKTALIGDAGYQGIWRDHGHSITPHKASKALPSTPEDCQDNRVVASTRQCVEHVIRRLKIFRVLKEVYRHRRQRFSLRIHLIAALCNFNRLHPN, encoded by the coding sequence ATGATCGACGTGGCGACGCAGATGATCATCTGCGTCGCCACGTCTTTTGGTTCTATGCAAGAGCTGACTCTATTCCGGGAGTCAGAAGTTCAGATTCACCGTAAGACCGCTTTGATCGGAGATGCTGGGTATCAGGGTATCTGGCGAGACCACGGCCATTCCATTACTCCCCACAAAGCGTCAAAGGCTTTGCCTTCGACGCCAGAGGACTGCCAGGATAATCGTGTCGTAGCCTCAACTCGTCAATGCGTGGAACATGTCATTCGACGCTTGAAGATTTTCCGCGTGCTGAAGGAAGTCTACCGGCATCGTAGGCAGCGCTTTTCTCTTCGCATCCATTTGATCGCAGCCCTCTGCAATTTCAATCGACTACACCCAAATTGA